In the Populus trichocarpa isolate Nisqually-1 chromosome 1, P.trichocarpa_v4.1, whole genome shotgun sequence genome, one interval contains:
- the LOC7482807 gene encoding leucine-rich repeat protein 1, whose product MASSTAFHLLVLFLLSTIQSPTNANLEGDALYALRRAVKDPGHVLQSWDPTLTDPCTWFHVTCDGDNRVTRLDLGNAKLSGSLVPELGKLVGLQYLELYMNELVGPIPRELGNLKSLVSLDLYHNNLTGTIPASLSKLSNLKFLRLNGNRLTGRIPRELTKLDSLKILDVSNNDLCGTIPTSGSFSKLTEESFVNNSRLEGPELVGFVRYNAAGSCK is encoded by the exons ATGGCAAGCAGCACCGCgtttcatcttcttgttctttttcttctatCAACCATTCAGTCACCTACAAATGCAAATTTGGAAG GGGATGCTTTGTACGCTTTGAGGAGAGCAGTGAAGGATCCTGGACATGTTCTCCAGAGCTGGGATCCAACCCTGACAGATCCATGTACTTGGTTCCACGTTACTTGTGACGGTGATAATCGGGTTACCCGACT AGACCTTGGAAATGCGAAGCTTTCGGGCAGTCTAGTTCCTGAGTTGGGGAAGCTCGTGGGTCTTCAGTATCT GGAACTGTACATGAATGAGCTGGTGGGTCCTATACCAAGGGAACTTGGAAACCTGAAGAGTCTTGTGAGCTTGGATCTGTACCACAATAACCTCACTGGGACCATTCCTGCTTCACTTTCTAAGCTATCCAATCTTAAATTCCT GAGACTGAACGGTAACAGACTGACTGGAAGGATACCAAGAGAACTTACCAAATTGGACAGCCTAAAGATCCT TGACGTATCAAACAATGATTTATGTGGCACCATACCTACCTCAGGTTCTTTCTCCAAGTTGACAGAGGAAAG TTTTGTGAATAACTCAAGACTGGAAGGACCAGAACTGGTGGGATTTGTGAGATACAATGCTGCTGGAAGTTGTAAATGA